The Hypomesus transpacificus isolate Combined female chromosome 3, fHypTra1, whole genome shotgun sequence genome has a window encoding:
- the vcpkmt gene encoding protein-lysine methyltransferase METTL21D isoform X2, which produces MADCIYYEQSVKPLVETLKLLAGPDTCIICCYEQRTVGINPEVEKRFFELLLRDFLCEEVPSEMQDPEFNSPDIRILLLRLAA; this is translated from the exons ATGGCAGACTGCATCTATTATGAACAG TCTGTGAAGCCTCTGGTGGAAACTTTGAAGCTCCTGGCTGGTCCGGACACCTGCATCATCTGTTGCTATGAGCAACGCACCGTTGGCATCAATCCCGAAGTGGAGAAACGTTTTTTCGAG CTGCTGCTCAGAGACTTCCTGTGTGAAGAGGTCCCTTCGGAAATGCAGGACCCAGAGTTCAACAGTCCAGATATCCGCATCTTGCTTTTAAGGCTAGCAGCCTga
- the vcpkmt gene encoding protein-lysine methyltransferase METTL21D isoform X1 — MCRRREPLKHILDYLSSNGSGQSHRVRFKMFSLENFTTSPVGAYWRHTDTVGKPAKFKMAQHTVEDDNYFVREIEKNDGSILKMKQCFKGDVGCVVWDAAIVLSKYLETKQFYDPKTGVNRWSHKSVLELGSGTGVVGLMAATLGAEVTVTDLEDLQSLLEVNIRDNQALVNSGSITAKVLKWGDNVSEFLPHPHFILMADCIYYEQSVKPLVETLKLLAGPDTCIICCYEQRTVGINPEVEKRFFELLLRDFLCEEVPSEMQDPEFNSPDIRILLLRLAA, encoded by the exons ATGTGCCGGCGAAGAGAGCCATTGAAACATATTTTAGATTATTTATCTTCCAATGGCTCTGGGCAGAGCCATAGAGTAAGGTTTAAAATGTTCAGTCTGGAAAATTTTACAACTTCACCGGTAGGGGCTTACTGGAGACACACTGACACTGTAGGTAAACCTGCTAAATTCAAGATGGCGCAGCACACGGTGGAAGACGATAACTATTTTGTCAGAGAAATTGAGAAAAATGACGGATCTATCTTGAAGATGAAGCAGTGCTTTAAAGGAGATGTGGGATGTGTGGTGTGGGATGCTGCAATCGTGCTTTCAAAATATTTAGAAACAAAACAGTTTTATGATCCTAAAACAGGTGTAAACAGATGGTCTCACAAAAGCGTTTTGGAGTTAGGATCAGGTACAGGAGTTGTCGGTCTAATGGCAGCAACGTTGGG AGCTGAAGTCACCGTTACAGACTTGGAAGATTTGCAGTCCTTACTCGAAGTGAACATCCGCGACAACCAGGCACTCGTCAACAGTGGATCCATCACAGCCAAGGTACTAAAATG GGGTGACAATGTGTCAGAATTCCTGCCACATCCTCATTTCATCCTAATGGCAGACTGCATCTATTATGAACAG TCTGTGAAGCCTCTGGTGGAAACTTTGAAGCTCCTGGCTGGTCCGGACACCTGCATCATCTGTTGCTATGAGCAACGCACCGTTGGCATCAATCCCGAAGTGGAGAAACGTTTTTTCGAG CTGCTGCTCAGAGACTTCCTGTGTGAAGAGGTCCCTTCGGAAATGCAGGACCCAGAGTTCAACAGTCCAGATATCCGCATCTTGCTTTTAAGGCTAGCAGCCTga
- the msh4 gene encoding mutS protein homolog 4: MLRSSTDEVTPGYSSDSGGSFVSPFGQALTHGHGCETTSSLSPDAASSSSNPPHPAAAAQPGTAAGEAGPTSVLSSQVNRSFRQGRTDKSVPSSGFSSSSFRSGAATPRLRTASGHPARTPQTEHSGMATCSSATSAAGASVIVAVVEGRGLARGEIGMASINLKCPELILSQFADTGTYAKVITKLHILVPLELLMPDTASEKGKGTKLYSLITENFQAVAFTAIQRKYFNERKGLEYIQQLCAPEFSTVLMEVQAKYYCLAAAAALLKYFEFIQNSIYAPKSLKVIFTGSEQTAMIDSVSASNLELVVNNRDHRSEHTLLGVLNYTKTPGGGRRLRSNILEPLVDVDTLNIRLDTVQELLQNEDLFFGLKNAIGHFLDIDQLLSALVQIPKQETVQVAESKITHVIQLKHTLELIPPLRMVLKNCDTALLKAYSSSLEDNRFDMILEQVKTVINDDTSYTKGSLTMRTQKCYAVRPDINEFLDIARRAYTEIVDDIAGLVDQVGEKHGLPTRTSFSSSRGFFMQMKMEGVALPDGKLPAEFIKVTKQKNNYSFTTADLMKMNDRCDEALREIFHMSYVVVCQLLGTVHEHIHCLYKLSDAVSMLDMLLSLANACTISDYVRPEFTDTLAIKQGRHPILERIAGQQPVSNNSYISEGSNFVIITGPNMSGKSTYLKQVALCQIMAQIGSYVPAEYASLRIADQIFTRIGVDDDFETSSSTFMVEMKEVSYIIHNVSDRSLIIIDELGRGTSAEEGVGLCHAVCEFLLRLKAFTLFATHCLELCQLETLYPNVENQHMEVQHTRSAEAGTESLVYTYLLSQGCSEERNYGLRAAEMTALPDSVIQEAKTIASKVSKQLSTKQHTNPETLCQRAVYHLATRLLQTARNSRLDPDSLRIYLRGLKRRYETELQVMGEAVSMETEEE, from the exons ATGCTAAGAAGCAGCACAGATGAGGTGACACCTGGCTACAGTTCAGACTCCGGGGGAAGCTTTGTGTCACCTTTCGGACAAGCTTTGACTCACGGCCATGGCTGTGAAACAACATCTTCACTCTCTCCTGATGCTGCCAGTTCCAGCTCAAATCCCCCACATCCTGCTGCAGCAGCACAGCCAGGGACTGCTGCGGGAGAAGCAGGCCCAACATCAGTCCTCTCCA GTCAAGTGAATCGGAGCTTCAGGCAGGGGCGGACGGATAAATCCGTCCCTTCGTCCGGTTTCAGCAGCTCGTCTTTCCGCTCCGGAGCGGCCACCCCCAGACTGAGGACGGCAAGCGGACACCCTGCCAGGACGCCGCAGACGGAACACTCTGGAA TGGCCACCTGCTCCTCTGCCACCTCGGCCGCGGGCGCCTCTGTGATTGTGGCCGTGGTAGAGGGGCGGGGCCTGGCCAGGGGAGAGATAGGCATGGCCAGTATCAACCTCAAATGCCCAGAGCTGATCCTCTCTCAGTTTGCAGACACAGGAACCTACGCCAAG GTCATCACCAAGCTCCATATCTTGGTTCCCCTGGAACTCCTCATGCCAGATACAGCTAGCGAGAAGGGAAAAGGAACCAAGCTTTACAGCCTTATCACGGAGAACTTCCAG GCGGTAGCTTTCACGGCGATCCAGAGGAAGTATTTCAATGAGAGGAAAGGGTTGGAGTACATTCAGCAGCTGTGTGCCCCTGAGTTCAGCACGGTGCTTATGGAGGTGCAAGCTAA GTACTACTGTCTGGCTGCTGCAGCCGCTCTGCTGAAATACTTTGAGTTCATTCAGAACTCCATATATGCTCCAAAGTCCCTCAAAGTGATCTTCACTGGCAGTGAGCAAACTGCCATGATCGACTCTGTATCTGCCTCAAACCTGGAGCTTGTAGTCAATAACAGGGACCACAG gagtgagcACACCCTGTTAGGCGTGCTGAACTACACTAAAACTCCCGGTGGAGGTCGACGGCTGCGCTCCAACATCCTGGAGCCTCTTGTGGATGTGGACACCTTAAACATCCGTCTGGACACCGTCCAGGAGCTGCTGCAGAACGAGGACCTCTTCTTCGGCCTGAAGAACG CCATTGGTCATTTTCTGGATATAGACCAACTGCTCTCTGCTCTAGTCCAGATCCCCAAGCAGGAAACG GTTCAAGTGGCAGAGTCCAAGATTACACATGTGATTCAGCTGAAGCATACACTGGAGCTGATCCCTCCTCTCAGA ATGGTGTTGAAGAACTGTGACACGGCTCTGCTCAAGGCATACAGCAGCTCATTGGAAGACAACAG ATTTGACATGATACTGGAGCAGGTCAAAACGGTCATCAACGACGACACGAGCTACACGAAGGGCAGCCTGACCATGCGGACTCAGAAGTGTTACGCCGTTCGCCCCGACATCAACGAGTTCCTGGACATCGCACGGCGAGCGTACACCGAGATTGTGGATGACATCGCAG GGCTGGTGGACCAGGTGGGGGAGAAGCACGGCTTGCCAACGCGCACCAGTTTCAGCTCCTCCAGAGGGTTCTTCATGCAGATGAAGATGGAGGGAGTGGCCTTGCCTGATGGAAAGCTCCCAGCAGAATTCATCAAG GTCACAAAGCAGAAGAACAACTACAGCTTCACCACGGCAGACCTGATGAAGATGAATGACCGCTGTGATGAGGCCCTCAGAGAGATCTTCCACATGTCCTATGT GGTGGTTTGCCAGCTGCTGGGTACTGTCCATGAGCACATCCACTGCCTCTACAAGCTCTCTGATGCTGTGTCCATGCTAGACATGCTGCTGTCTCTAGCCAACGCCTGCACCATCTCAGACTACG TGCGTCCCGAATTCACAGACACCCTGGCTATCAAGCAGGGTCGTCACCCCATCCTGGAGCGCATCGCGGGCCAGCAGCCCGTTTCCAACAACAGCTACATCTCCGAGGGCAGCAACTTTGTCATCATCACAGGGCCCAACATGAGCGGCAAGTCCACCTACCTCAAACAGGTGGCACTCTGCCAGATCATGGCTCAGATAG GGTCCTATGTCCCTGCTGAGTATGCGTCTTTACGGATCGCTGATCAGATCTTCACCAGAATCGGGGTGGATGACGATTTTGaaaccagctcctccacctttaTGGTGGAAATGAAAgag GTCTCATATATAATCCACAACGTGAGTGACAGATCCCTCATCATCATCGACGAGCTGGGACGTGGCACCAGTGCTGAGGAGGGCGTGGGCCTCTGTCACGCTGTCTGTGAGTTCCTCCTCCGCCTCAAG GCCTTCACTCTGTTTGCCACACACTGTCTGGAGCTCTGCCAGTTGGAGACGTTGTATCCTAACGTTGAAAACCAACACATGGAGGTCCAGCACACACGCTCTGCTGAGGCCGGAACAGAGAGCCTGGTCTACACCTATCTACTGAGTCAAGGCTGCTCCGAGGAGAGGAACTATG GTCTGAGGGCTGCAGAGATGACGGCTCTGCCTGATTCTGTCATTCAAGAAGCGAAGACGATCGCTTCCAAAGTCAGCAAGCAGCTATCG ACCAAGCAGCACACCAATCCGGAAACTCTTTGCCAAAGAGCAGTATACCACCTGGCCACCCGCCTCCTGCAGACAGCCAGGAACTCCAGACTGGACCCTGACAGCCTGCGCATCTATCTGAGAGGCCTGAAGAGACGCTACGAAACAGAGCTGCAGGTCATGGGAGAGGCTGTGTCCATGGAGACGGAGGAGGAATGA